A genomic segment from Nodularia sphaerocarpa UHCC 0038 encodes:
- a CDS encoding CsbD family protein, protein MSIEDRAKATGKNIEGKAQEALGNITGDPEDKAKGKAKQAESKVRHSVENVKDNVKEKLD, encoded by the coding sequence ATGAGCATAGAAGATCGCGCCAAAGCTACTGGCAAAAATATTGAAGGCAAAGCTCAAGAAGCACTGGGCAATATTACCGGAGATCCAGAAGATAAAGCCAAAGGTAAAGCAAAACAAGCCGAAAGTAAAGTGCGTCACAGCGTAGAAAACGTGAAAGATAATGTCAAAGAAAAGCTAGATTAG
- a CDS encoding glycosyltransferase, with translation MLKKLLRQKIFKFIIGGGVAAFINLLLIFGLIEWLGFNTPALRNVANAVAIELSLLASFFIYRIWVWPGGVWTIREVLWRQIPLYHLSAGTAVISRIFIVFPLLDWWKVNYAINTLVGVLLSAVFNYLISDRLVFKTPAKSSQSQRLYYPEGLAPGLENKSSHPRHEQSEKSSEIKVFSIVIPAHNEEGCIVPTIQSITQILEEEKIAYEILVVNDNSRDRTEELLQQLSCDHSKVRYMNNYYPNGFGFAVRCGLENFQGDAVAVVMADSSDAPENIVNYYHKLQQGYDCVLGSRFIKGGKVIDYPTHKLLVNRLANLFISILFGLKFNDTTNAFKAYRREVIEGISPLLSHHFNLTVEMPLKAITRGYSYTIIPITWQNRKTGVSKLNIKEMGSRYLFIVLYVLLEKYLSRGDYSRNKAQFINRQQKII, from the coding sequence ATGTTAAAAAAGCTATTACGGCAAAAAATTTTTAAATTTATTATCGGTGGTGGTGTAGCAGCATTCATTAACTTGCTGCTCATATTTGGTCTAATTGAATGGCTAGGATTTAACACCCCTGCTTTACGCAACGTTGCTAATGCAGTAGCAATCGAATTGTCACTGTTAGCAAGTTTTTTCATCTACCGGATTTGGGTTTGGCCTGGAGGTGTTTGGACTATCAGAGAAGTATTATGGCGACAAATTCCCCTTTACCATCTGTCAGCTGGGACTGCTGTAATTTCTCGGATATTCATTGTCTTTCCTTTATTAGATTGGTGGAAAGTCAATTATGCAATTAATACCTTAGTAGGTGTACTGTTGAGTGCGGTTTTCAATTATTTAATTAGCGATCGCTTAGTATTTAAAACTCCCGCCAAATCTTCTCAAAGCCAAAGACTCTATTATCCGGAGGGATTAGCTCCTGGATTAGAAAATAAATCCTCTCACCCAAGACACGAGCAATCAGAAAAATCGTCAGAAATTAAAGTTTTTTCCATTGTCATTCCTGCTCACAACGAAGAAGGTTGTATTGTACCAACGATTCAATCGATCACCCAGATATTAGAAGAAGAAAAGATTGCTTACGAAATTCTGGTTGTTAATGATAATAGTCGCGATCGCACAGAAGAACTACTTCAGCAGCTAAGTTGTGATCATAGCAAAGTTCGTTATATGAATAACTATTACCCCAATGGTTTTGGCTTTGCTGTGCGCTGCGGCTTAGAGAACTTTCAAGGAGACGCGGTAGCTGTTGTCATGGCGGATAGTTCTGATGCGCCCGAAAATATCGTTAACTACTATCATAAGCTGCAACAAGGCTATGATTGTGTACTTGGTTCTCGATTCATTAAAGGAGGTAAAGTCATAGACTATCCGACTCACAAGTTACTCGTGAATCGGTTAGCTAATTTATTTATTTCCATTCTATTTGGGTTGAAGTTTAATGATACAACTAATGCCTTTAAAGCATATCGTCGGGAAGTAATTGAAGGAATTTCTCCTCTGCTTTCTCACCACTTTAATTTGACCGTCGAAATGCCTCTTAAGGCTATTACGAGGGGATATTCCTACACAATTATTCCGATCACATGGCAGAATCGTAAAACAGGGGTATCTAAGCTCAACATCAAAGAAATGGGCAGTAGATACTTGTTTATTGTCCTTTATGTCTTGCTGGAAAAATATCTTTCTAGAGGAGATTATTCGCGTAATAAGGCTCAGTTTATAAATAGACAACAGAAAATAATTTAG
- a CDS encoding glycosyltransferase family 39 protein — MLISEKLKPLKNQEIINLLINSIGFLLLIAKVILTKTPPTYDEPYHLKTVESLNNYGFSLQFLRGTDVSAPGPLYAIVHYLFQGITNLQVPGIRLVNIIFLFGIIVILILTFRQMKYQKLWFLSFGIMSVPIIWPISGMALTEIPSMFFACLSIFLLLVALDSQSNFRSLLISSIAGVSFGFSILGRQTFLVMLLALPLLTVQSSNKTNAKNIWKYILVFFTTAIIMPAIQFYLWGGLLPGGQSGISRGFSITHGLLSLAYAGVVMIIIAPNWFSLGWKFNLKIFLITLPFNLIFGFFDIKPAMTIAQRLFSDSFQLIYSRGASSFLLAIGIIFGISTINNMWKNRNDHIFLFLCFSVLLLDLSAIKITHLFSSRYTATSVPFMLLVSSKYSQDQEDYWKLARTLFGNTLGFLTLSSYLN; from the coding sequence ATGCTAATTTCAGAAAAGTTGAAGCCATTAAAAAATCAAGAGATTATCAACCTACTGATAAATAGTATAGGTTTTTTGTTGTTAATAGCAAAAGTTATCCTGACCAAAACTCCGCCTACTTATGATGAACCTTATCACTTGAAAACAGTAGAAAGCTTAAATAATTATGGGTTTTCACTTCAGTTTTTGAGGGGAACTGATGTTTCTGCACCAGGTCCACTATACGCAATAGTTCACTACTTATTTCAAGGAATAACTAATTTACAAGTTCCTGGAATTAGACTTGTTAATATTATTTTTTTATTTGGCATAATTGTAATACTTATATTAACATTTCGTCAGATGAAATATCAAAAATTATGGTTTTTGAGTTTTGGTATCATGTCTGTACCAATAATCTGGCCTATTTCAGGAATGGCTTTGACAGAAATACCTAGTATGTTCTTTGCTTGTCTAAGTATATTTCTCCTATTAGTGGCTTTAGATAGTCAGAGTAATTTTAGGAGTTTATTAATTTCTTCAATAGCCGGAGTATCTTTTGGATTTTCTATATTAGGTCGCCAGACTTTTTTGGTGATGTTATTAGCGCTACCTTTATTAACAGTTCAATCTTCTAACAAGACAAATGCCAAAAATATCTGGAAATACATCTTAGTTTTCTTTACTACAGCGATAATTATGCCTGCTATTCAATTTTATTTATGGGGGGGTTTATTACCTGGTGGACAGTCTGGAATATCTAGAGGTTTTTCAATAACTCATGGACTTCTATCCCTCGCTTATGCAGGAGTGGTAATGATTATTATTGCGCCAAATTGGTTTAGTTTAGGGTGGAAATTTAATCTGAAAATATTTCTGATAACTTTGCCTTTCAACCTAATATTTGGTTTTTTTGATATAAAACCTGCAATGACTATAGCTCAAAGGTTATTCTCGGATAGCTTTCAGCTAATCTACTCTAGAGGAGCATCATCTTTTTTACTTGCGATAGGTATAATCTTTGGCATTTCCACAATTAATAATATGTGGAAAAACCGTAATGATCATATCTTTTTATTTCTTTGTTTTTCCGTTCTTCTTCTAGATTTATCAGCTATTAAAATTACTCATCTATTCTCTAGTAGATATACAGCAACTTCTGTACCGTTTATGCTACTGGTTTCTAGTAAATATAGTCAAGATCAGGAAGATTATTGGAAACTAGCACGTACGCTATTTGGTAATACATTGGGTTTTTTGACATTATCATCATATCTTAATTAA
- a CDS encoding NAD-dependent epimerase/dehydratase family protein, which yields MSIILVTGSAGLIGSESVRYFGDRGFTVVGIDNNMRQVFFGEDASTQWNRDRLLEDYGDKYIHHHVDIRDHDAISAIFQTYGKDISLIIHTAAQPSHDWAASDPYTDFTVNANGTLVLLENTRQHCPEAVFIFCSTNKVYGDTPNLLPLVEQELRWEIEDTHPYHQGIDETMSIDNCKHSLFGASKVSADVLVQEYGRYFNMKTACFRGGCLTGPGHSGTKLHGFLSYLMKCTMTGQPYQVYGYQGKQVRDNIHSYDLVNAFYHFYQAPRIAEVYNIGGSRFSNCSMLEAIQHSEAIADKKLTWSYVESNRIGDHIWWISDVQKFNNHYPNWELTYTVTDILKEIFAENIKRWI from the coding sequence ATGAGCATCATTTTAGTCACGGGATCAGCTGGATTAATTGGATCTGAATCGGTAAGATATTTTGGCGATCGCGGTTTTACAGTTGTTGGTATTGACAACAATATGCGGCAGGTTTTCTTTGGTGAAGATGCATCAACACAATGGAATCGCGATCGCCTGTTAGAGGATTATGGCGACAAATATATCCATCATCACGTTGACATTCGTGATCACGATGCCATATCCGCAATATTTCAAACCTATGGTAAAGATATAAGTCTAATTATTCATACTGCGGCTCAACCTTCCCATGATTGGGCTGCTAGTGACCCCTACACTGATTTCACAGTTAATGCCAATGGTACATTGGTATTACTAGAAAATACCCGTCAACATTGTCCAGAAGCCGTGTTTATCTTCTGCTCTACCAATAAAGTGTATGGTGATACTCCCAATTTATTACCATTGGTTGAGCAAGAACTACGCTGGGAAATTGAAGATACACATCCCTACCACCAGGGTATTGATGAAACCATGAGCATTGACAACTGCAAACACTCGCTGTTTGGAGCTTCTAAAGTATCTGCGGATGTCTTAGTGCAGGAATACGGACGTTATTTCAACATGAAAACAGCTTGTTTCCGTGGGGGATGTTTAACAGGTCCTGGTCACTCTGGTACTAAACTGCATGGCTTTTTGTCTTACTTGATGAAATGTACAATGACGGGACAGCCTTACCAAGTGTATGGCTATCAGGGCAAACAAGTTCGTGATAACATCCACAGCTACGATTTAGTTAATGCTTTCTACCACTTTTATCAAGCACCACGCATAGCAGAAGTGTATAATATTGGTGGCAGTCGCTTCAGTAATTGTTCAATGTTAGAAGCAATTCAGCATTCTGAAGCTATAGCTGATAAGAAGCTGACATGGAGCTATGTGGAATCAAATCGAATTGGAGACCACATTTGGTGGATTAGTGATGTTCAGAAATTCAATAATCACTATCCTAACTGGGAGCTAACTTATACAGTCACAGACATTTTAAAAGAAATTTTTGCCGAGAACATCAAACGATGGATCTAA
- a CDS encoding DNA-methyltransferase encodes MKVPEDKARKIASKEHNTYLAEGIAPHKATQSAPSSLLQTLSEDLKYKLSVQQKVLETELFKVLGNPFYSDNGFILYHGDSRDCLDKLSSTNINIDLTVTSPPYNIGKEYEAPMSVDEYVESCSQWMSQIYKITKPDGAFWLNVGHFEVPEKGLCVPIPYLLWDKSPFYLLQEVVWQYGAGVSTKYRLSPRNEKWLFYIKDSQKYTFNLDDIRDPNVKYPNQKKNGKYRCNPLGKNPSDVWEFPKITTGEKRSSKERTGHPAQFPLGIVERVVKVSSNQLEVVLDPFAGSGSTGIAAAGLGRIFLGFEIKSDYCKMAVNRFKAFQVERESFSE; translated from the coding sequence ATGAAGGTTCCAGAAGATAAGGCCCGAAAGATAGCAAGTAAAGAGCATAATACTTATCTTGCTGAAGGAATTGCACCGCACAAAGCTACCCAGTCGGCTCCATCTTCACTATTACAAACTTTGTCGGAAGATTTAAAATATAAGCTCTCAGTTCAACAAAAAGTTTTAGAAACAGAATTATTTAAAGTTTTAGGTAATCCATTTTATTCTGACAATGGATTTATTCTTTATCACGGTGATTCAAGGGATTGTTTAGATAAACTCAGTTCAACTAATATCAATATTGATTTAACTGTTACGTCTCCGCCCTATAATATTGGCAAAGAATATGAAGCACCAATGTCTGTAGATGAGTATGTTGAAAGTTGTTCTCAATGGATGTCTCAAATTTATAAAATTACCAAACCTGATGGGGCATTTTGGTTAAATGTGGGACATTTTGAAGTTCCCGAAAAGGGTTTATGTGTACCTATACCTTATTTATTATGGGATAAGTCACCGTTCTATTTACTTCAAGAGGTGGTTTGGCAATATGGCGCTGGTGTTTCTACAAAATATCGTCTTAGTCCACGTAATGAAAAATGGCTTTTTTATATTAAGGATTCCCAGAAGTATACTTTCAATTTAGATGACATCCGTGATCCAAATGTGAAATATCCCAATCAGAAAAAGAATGGTAAATATAGATGTAATCCTCTGGGTAAAAATCCCTCTGATGTTTGGGAGTTTCCTAAAATTACTACGGGTGAAAAACGCAGTTCCAAGGAGCGCACTGGACATCCTGCACAGTTTCCTTTAGGTATTGTTGAAAGAGTTGTCAAAGTTTCTTCAAATCAATTGGAAGTAGTGCTTGATCCTTTTGCTGGTTCTGGTTCTACTGGTATTGCAGCCGCAGGATTGGGACGTATATTTTTAGGCTTTGAAATTAAGTCTGATTACTGCAAAATGGCTGTGAATAGGTTTAAGGCTTTTCAGGTGGAAAGGGAGAGTTTTTCTGAATAG
- a CDS encoding Uma2 family endonuclease encodes MVALPDNLLMSAEEYLLWEPTQEQRYEYWDGEVVAMSGGTRNHNRVSGNFFRLLDDTLADRSCEVYIVDVKVQIEQGQKYFYPDVVVTCDQRDRDPQLIQFPCLIIEVLSPSTEAADRGKKFAKYRQSPTLQEYVLVQVAQPCVEVFRRNEQGKWVLSEYNLNDRLRLESVNVEIAIAHLYRQVQLESETTENEINE; translated from the coding sequence ATGGTTGCTTTACCCGATAATCTTTTGATGAGTGCAGAGGAGTATCTGCTTTGGGAACCCACCCAAGAGCAACGCTATGAGTATTGGGATGGCGAAGTTGTTGCTATGAGCGGTGGTACACGCAATCATAATCGAGTTTCGGGAAATTTCTTTAGACTTCTAGATGATACTCTAGCAGACCGCTCCTGTGAAGTATACATTGTAGATGTGAAAGTCCAGATAGAACAGGGGCAGAAGTATTTTTATCCCGATGTGGTGGTGACTTGCGATCAGCGCGATCGCGATCCACAATTGATACAATTTCCCTGCTTAATCATCGAAGTGCTATCACCTTCCACAGAAGCAGCCGATAGGGGAAAAAAGTTTGCCAAATATCGCCAATCGCCCACCTTACAAGAATATGTCTTAGTACAAGTAGCTCAACCATGTGTGGAAGTATTTCGGCGCAACGAACAGGGAAAATGGGTACTATCAGAGTATAATTTAAACGATAGATTACGACTAGAATCAGTAAATGTAGAAATAGCGATCGCTCATTTGTACCGACAAGTGCAGCTTGAATCCGAAACCACCGAAAACGAAATAAATGAATAA
- the uvrB gene encoding excinuclease ABC subunit UvrB, with the protein MTEFCLQAPFIPTGDQPQAIAQLTSSIQSGNRYQTLLGATGTGKTFSIAAVIEKVGRPTLVLAHNKTLAAQLCNELREFFPHNAVEYFVSYYDYYQPEAYIPVSDTYIEKTSSINDEIDMLRHSATRSLFERRDVIVVASISCIYGLGIPSEYLKAAIPFQIGMEVNQRQILRDLASVQYSRNDIEMGRGRFRVRGDVLEIGPAYEDRIIRVEFFGDEIDAIRYIDPVTGEIIRSLEAVNVYPARHFVTPQERLEIACDEIAAELKQQQAQLEQAGKLLEAQRIDQRTRYDLEMLREVGFCNGVENYSRHLAGREAGAPPECLIDYFPKDWLLVIDESHVTVPQIRGMYNGDQARKKVLIEHGFRLPSAADNRPLQAEEFWQKVNQCIFVSATPGNWELEISEGHIADQIIRPTGVIDPEISVRPTEGQIDDLLGEIKDRVDRQERVLITTLTKRMAEDLTEYLQDHSIKVRYLHSEINSIQRIEILQDLRAGKFDVLVGVNLLREGLDLPEVSLVVIMDADKEGFLRAERSLIQTIGRAARHIRGQAIMYADNMTGSMIKAIDETDRRRGIQMAYNRTHGITPQPIIKRSSNAILSFLDVSRRLNATDLKVVDEHIDELPLEEIPGLIGKLEAQMKDAAKKLEFEEAGKLRDRIKHLRDKMLGR; encoded by the coding sequence ATGACAGAATTTTGTCTTCAAGCTCCTTTTATTCCGACAGGCGACCAACCACAGGCGATCGCACAACTAACCAGCAGTATCCAATCTGGCAATCGTTACCAAACTTTACTCGGCGCGACGGGAACCGGTAAAACATTTTCCATAGCCGCAGTCATTGAAAAAGTGGGTAGACCGACTTTGGTACTAGCCCATAATAAAACCTTAGCAGCACAACTGTGTAACGAATTGCGAGAATTCTTTCCTCATAACGCAGTTGAGTATTTTGTCAGCTACTACGATTACTATCAGCCAGAAGCCTATATTCCGGTTAGCGATACTTATATTGAAAAAACATCTTCGATTAATGATGAAATAGATATGTTACGGCATTCAGCGACGCGATCGCTCTTTGAACGCCGTGATGTGATTGTCGTTGCTTCCATTAGCTGCATCTACGGTTTGGGGATTCCCTCAGAATATCTCAAAGCCGCCATCCCCTTCCAAATCGGGATGGAAGTTAACCAACGTCAAATTTTACGAGATTTGGCATCAGTACAGTATAGCCGCAACGACATAGAAATGGGTCGGGGACGTTTTCGCGTCCGGGGAGATGTCTTAGAAATTGGACCCGCCTACGAAGACCGGATCATTCGTGTAGAATTCTTTGGCGATGAAATAGACGCGATTCGTTATATCGACCCGGTGACAGGGGAAATTATCCGCAGTTTGGAAGCTGTCAACGTTTACCCAGCGCGTCACTTTGTCACCCCACAGGAACGCTTAGAAATAGCTTGTGATGAAATTGCAGCCGAATTAAAGCAGCAACAAGCACAACTAGAACAAGCGGGGAAATTATTAGAAGCACAACGCATAGACCAACGCACACGCTATGACTTGGAAATGTTGCGCGAAGTTGGTTTCTGTAACGGCGTAGAGAACTATTCTCGCCACTTAGCAGGAAGAGAAGCCGGCGCACCACCAGAGTGTTTAATTGATTATTTTCCCAAAGATTGGCTGTTAGTAATAGATGAATCTCACGTTACAGTACCTCAAATTCGGGGGATGTATAACGGAGATCAAGCCAGAAAAAAAGTTTTAATTGAGCATGGATTTCGCCTTCCCAGTGCTGCTGATAACCGACCGTTACAAGCAGAGGAATTTTGGCAAAAAGTAAATCAGTGCATTTTTGTTTCCGCCACACCAGGAAATTGGGAATTAGAAATATCAGAAGGTCATATTGCTGATCAAATAATTCGACCGACTGGAGTAATTGATCCAGAAATTTCCGTGCGTCCCACAGAAGGACAAATTGATGATTTATTAGGCGAAATTAAAGATAGAGTTGACCGTCAAGAGCGAGTGTTAATTACCACATTAACGAAGCGGATGGCGGAAGATTTGACGGAGTATCTGCAAGACCATAGTATAAAAGTCCGTTATTTGCATTCAGAGATTAATTCCATTCAGCGCATCGAGATTTTACAAGATTTACGTGCGGGTAAATTTGATGTTTTGGTGGGGGTGAACTTGTTACGGGAAGGCTTAGATTTACCAGAAGTTTCCTTAGTCGTAATTATGGATGCAGATAAAGAAGGCTTTTTACGCGCTGAACGTTCTTTAATTCAAACTATTGGCAGAGCCGCACGGCATATCAGAGGGCAAGCAATTATGTATGCTGATAATATGACAGGCAGCATGATTAAAGCCATTGATGAAACAGATAGAAGGCGGGGGATTCAGATGGCTTATAATCGGACGCATGGGATTACACCGCAACCGATTATTAAGAGATCGAGTAATGCAATTTTATCTTTTTTAGATGTTTCTCGGCGATTAAATGCAACTGATTTAAAAGTAGTTGATGAACATATAGATGAACTGCCTTTAGAAGAAATTCCAGGGTTGATTGGCAAGTTAGAAGCACAGATGAAAGATGCAGCCAAGAAGTTGGAATTTGAAGAGGCGGGAAAATTGCGCGATCGCATCAAGCATCTGCGCGATAAAATGCTCGGACGTTAA
- a CDS encoding NAD-dependent epimerase/dehydratase family protein: MNKNVLITGGAGFVGSALGLGLAQRYPEWKITTLDNLKRRGSELNLPRLRQAGIQFVHGDIRNQEDLDPVALQPDLILECSAEPSVLAGYTSPGYVLQTNLVGTINCLELARKTQADFIFLSTSRVYPIAYLNALEFTETETRFQLLEQQPLVGASSHGISEEFPVDKARSLYGSTKLASELLIAEYADAYGLKTLINRCGVLTGPWQMGKVDQGVFALWMAFHYFQKPLKYIGYGGTGKQVRDFLHIADLLDLIDLQILSLDKFKGQTFNVGGGVNNTLSLSETTELCQQITGNLIPITPIPENRIGDVPIFITDSRKVMDATGWRPQRDAKTTLTDIYEWIYQFESQVSDIFN; this comes from the coding sequence ATGAATAAAAATGTTTTAATCACAGGGGGAGCAGGATTTGTAGGTAGTGCCTTGGGTTTAGGACTTGCTCAACGCTATCCTGAGTGGAAAATTACAACTTTAGATAACTTGAAGCGACGAGGTTCAGAATTAAATTTACCTAGACTCAGACAAGCAGGGATTCAGTTTGTTCATGGTGATATTAGAAATCAAGAAGATTTAGATCCCGTAGCACTTCAACCTGATTTAATTTTAGAATGTTCGGCTGAACCTTCAGTATTAGCTGGGTACACTTCTCCTGGCTATGTGTTACAAACTAATTTAGTAGGGACAATTAACTGTCTAGAATTAGCACGAAAAACCCAAGCAGATTTTATTTTTTTGTCTACCAGTCGGGTTTATCCTATTGCTTACCTCAATGCTTTGGAATTCACAGAAACAGAAACACGGTTTCAACTCTTAGAACAACAGCCTTTAGTAGGTGCATCCAGTCACGGTATCTCTGAAGAATTTCCCGTAGATAAAGCCCGCTCTCTTTACGGTTCGACTAAATTAGCCTCAGAATTACTGATTGCTGAATATGCTGATGCTTATGGACTGAAAACTTTGATCAATCGTTGTGGTGTGCTAACTGGTCCTTGGCAAATGGGCAAAGTTGATCAAGGTGTATTTGCATTGTGGATGGCGTTTCACTACTTCCAAAAACCTTTAAAATACATCGGTTATGGAGGAACAGGTAAACAAGTTAGAGACTTTTTACACATTGCTGATTTACTAGACCTAATTGACTTACAGATTTTGAGTTTAGATAAATTCAAAGGACAGACTTTTAACGTCGGTGGTGGGGTAAATAACACTCTTTCACTCTCGGAAACAACTGAGCTTTGTCAACAAATTACTGGGAATCTGATTCCAATTACCCCCATTCCAGAAAATAGAATCGGTGATGTTCCTATCTTTATTACAGACTCTCGTAAAGTAATGGATGCTACTGGATGGCGACCTCAAAGAGATGCCAAAACGACTCTTACTGACATTTATGAGTGGATTTATCAATTTGAGTCACAAGTCAGTGATATTTTTAATTAA